From Scomber japonicus isolate fScoJap1 chromosome 22, fScoJap1.pri, whole genome shotgun sequence, one genomic window encodes:
- the gprin3a gene encoding mucin-5AC: protein METSPNVSKREKDVAQSECEIPGEAVLVQAHCNTDPNVSKGAEPNFNLNLNLTSPSNPRLILYGGNKKENGNKVDGGPGAKGGVTTETGKSASTLTTTVKWPGERDDLSRQKSRIPSLSRSQTAEASVNSKGEQRLKSPNPKHTPALMTTSPKPHRLDQTTITSSPRTTERVKTQIVRSESASVMNPKPQIVVTTELTTKTTSKVTVSLKMQTNRKEDGTQPPLTLHLPVSPKVHSQKGDLNVISPKLANQTPTINPKTPKSESASTTAKLNGQTRQDSRTNTSEMTTVGPKLQNQRSESALLNTKTTQPSSLSPKLSVQTKARTSNTSGSKENFECKDLSAVSGSKSNSNSKSTTASKEGLDAKTGSDPKASASLKTLGTGSRDSLDSKSGTASKINYGSKDSLDSKTGLNSKGCPNSKSRTGSRDSLDSKTDMGSKSVLGSNDDLDPKNLKTGSSCKPGSELKLSSTSDKPSPTPSISKASLVASGSKVDPATSISPSSSRTGLSGSKDNHLKTTGTGAKPGSDPKASSDSSKPGPVRSSSKSTLADFSTSLTLSPRPGSASKSPGSGPGKGLSCEPSKDGQRSPSFAPGSSVMLGPLATSSPKTRTTVALTTRGGSTPEPAAVRSVAVETSSTPHNTSLTRGLTFESITKTSVKPNAAIEEEHLKLPETKAAAAGGLVKSQGAMRSVDVTDKEVWSPAETTVPFTPLSKPGHLGDTNVITAGSNMPSWRPTGAESKKEEKKQEGSKQKDGLVDSLSLSPSSPLPPPSTHPVTSKSIRETATMTDPSQRIHPQGVEWREVGIQVEVESVERSVSTSPSLHMGATTSSPIGSPSLQFDSLISPTVPSLSCVSAGQPPFQHVCKIDIEMFSQSVLPSVVTDKAKSLPACLRTYSFQQSPTLASEPHLGPKQDRDRSADSIWEDEEEEEAEEEEEKAREQNEKEEIKEERDEMVKPQEVAWDEKGMTWEVYGASVDLESLGTAIQSHLESKIQEQKKHIRTLRKSICSDSSLRGYKVKKKRKRRGGILGCCRKAPAVAD, encoded by the exons atggaaacatCCCCAAATGTTTCTAAACGTGAGAAGGATGTTGCCCAATCAGAATGCGAGATCCCAGGAGAGGCGGTGCTTGTACAAGCCCACTGCAACACAGATCCCAATGTCAGCAAGGGGGCAGAGCCTAACTTCAACCTCAACCTCAACCTGACTTCGCCGAGCAACCCCCGTTTGATTCTGTATGGTggcaacaaaaaggaaaatggGAATAAAGTTGATGGGGGACCTGGGGCAAAAGGAGGAGTTACTACTGAAACCGGCAAATCAGCAAGCACCCTCACAACCACTGTGAAGTGGCCCGGGGAAAGAGATGATCTGTCACGGCAAAAAAGCAGAATTCCATCATTGTCTCGCTCACAAACAGCCGAAGCGTCAGTGAACAGCAAAGGCGAGCAAAGGCTGAAATCCCCAAACCCCAAACATACTCCAGCACTCATGACTACAAGTCCAAAACCACATCGGTTGGATCAAACGACGATCACGAGCAGCCCCAGAACAACTGAAAGAGTCAAAACACAAATCGTGAGATCAGAATCTGCAAGTGTCATGAACCCCAAACCACAAATTGTTGTGACGACTGAACTGACAACAAAGACTACAAGTAAAGTAACAGTGAGCCTGAAAATGCAAACCAACAGGAAAGAAGATGGGACACAGCCACCTCTGACACTACACCTTCCTGTAAGCCCAAAGGTTCACAGTCAGAAAGgagatttaaatgttattagtCCAAAACTGGCCAATCAAACCCCAACAATTAACCCCAAAACACCCAAATCAGAATCAGCAAGCACAACAGCAAAGTTAAATGGGCAGACCAGACAAGACTCAAGGACTAACACTTCTGAGATGACCACTGTGGGCCCAAAATTACAGAATCAGAGATCTGAATCAGCACTGCTTAATACCAAGACCACCCAACCGAGTTCCCTGAGTCCTAAACTGTCCGTGCAAACAAAAGCTAGAACCAGTAACACGTCAGGGTCTAAGGAGAACTTTGAGTGTAAAGATTTAAGTGCTGTTTCAGGATCCAAATCTAATTCGAATTCTAAAAGCACGACAGCATCCAAGGAGGGTCTGGATGCTAAAACAGGCTCTGATCCCAAAGCCAGTGCCAGTTTGAAAACATTAGGGACTGGGTCCAGAGATAGTCTGGATTCTAAAAGTGGCACTGCATCCAAAATCAATTATGGATCAAAGGACAGCTTAGACTCTAAAACTGGACTCAATTCcaaaggctgtcccaattctaAGTCCAGGACAGGCTCCAGAGATAGCCTTGATTCTAAGACAGATATGGGTTCTAAATCTGTCTTGGGGTCAAATGATGATCTGGATCCCAAGAATCTCAAAACCGGTTCAAGTTGCAAACCTGGATCCGAGTTGAAATTGAGCTCTACTTCTGATAAGCCTAGTCCAACCCCATCCATTTCTAAAGCTTCTCTGGTGGCCTCTGGCTCTAAGGTTGATCCGGCCACATCCATCTCCCCATCGTCCTCTAGAACTGGTCTATCAGGGTCCAAAGACAACCACCTCAAGACCACAGGCACCGGTGCTAAGCCTGGTTCAGATCCAAAAGCCAGTTCCGATTCTTCTAAGCCTGGGCCAGTTCGGTCTAGTTCAAAGTCAACTCTGGCAGATTTCTCCACCTCCTTGACACTCTCTCCAAGACCTGGTTCAGCAAGTAAGAGTCCTGGATCTGGTCCTGGTAAAGGTCTCAGCTGTGAACCAAGCAAGGATGGCCAGAGGAGTCCTAGTTTTGCTCCAG GTTCCAGTGTGATGCTGGGTCCGCTGGCCACCTCCAGCCCCAAAACCAGAACCACTGTTGCCTTGACAACAAGGGGAGGATCCACACCAGAGCCTGCAGCTGTGAGATCTGTTGCTGTGGAAACCAGCAGCACACCCCATAATACCAGCCTGACTCGGGGTCTTACCTTCGAATCCATTACCAAGACTTCGGTGAAACCAAACGCTGCTATCGAGGAAGAACATTTAAAACTGCCTGAGAccaaagcagcagctgcaggggGACTGGTGAAATCCCAGGGTGCCATGCGAAGTGTAGATGTGACTGACAAAGAAGTGTGGTCGCCAGCAGAAACAACTGTACCATTCACCCCGCTGAGCAAACCTGGTCACTTGGGAGATACAAATGTCATCACTGCTGGTAGCAACATGCCATCATGGAGGCCGACAGGTgcagaaagtaagaaagaagagaagaagcaggaggGAAGTAAACAGAAAGATGGTCTGGTAgattctttgtctctctctccctcctctcctctgcctccccCTTCCACTCATCCAGTGACCTCCAAGAGTATCAGGGAAACAGCGACCATGACCGACCCCAGTCAGAGGATTCATCCGCAGGGAGTGGAATGGAGGGAAGTGGGCATCCAGGTGGAAGTGGAGTCAGTTGAACGTTCAGTCTCCACCAGCCCTAGCCTTCACATGGGAGCTACCACCTCCTCTCCAATTGGCTCTCCCAGCCTTCAGTTTGATAGTTTGATCTCACCCACGGTCCCCTCATTGTCCTGCGTCTCTGCTGGTCAGCCTCCCTTCCAGCATGTCTGCAAGATTGACATCGAGATgttcagccaatcagtgcttccCTCTGTTGTGACTGACAAGGCTAAATCCCTCCCCGCCTGTCTGCGTACCTACAGCTTCCAGCAAAGCCCCACGCTTGCGTCTGAGCCACATCTTGGACCAAAACAAGACAGGGACAGAAGCGCTGACAGTATTtgggaggatgaagaggaggaggaggcggaggaggaggaagagaaagcaaGAGAGCAAAACGAGAAGGAAGAGATCAAGGAGGAAAGGGATGAGATGGTGAAGCCGCAAGAGGTGGCGTGGGACGAGAAGGGGATGACATGGGAGGTGTACGGTGCTTCAGTGGACCTGGAATCCCTGGGTACGGCGATCCAGTCTCACCTCGAGTCCAAGATTCAGGAGCAGAAGAAACACATCAGGACTCTGAGGAAATCCATCTGCTCTGACAGCAGCCTCAGAGGGTACAAggtgaagaaaaagaggaagaggagaggagggattTTGGGATGTTGCAGGAAGGCGCCCGCTGTGGCAGACTGA
- the LOC128383595 gene encoding protein phosphatase methylesterase 1-like, which produces MEDVSVGLPESRDVFRVYKAGNEGPLLVLLHGGGHSALSWAVFTTAITSRVTCRVLAMDLRGHGDSCVRQSDDFSTQTMSSDIANVIRACYGDTAPPIILIGHGVGGAIAVHTTSNMLLPSTVGLVAIDVVEGSAMDALHSIQNFLKGRPKSFKSMDHAIEWSYKSGQIRNLESARVSMVGQIKRCEVEEVNTLEQASPVTDVVVERNEEFYDQSYVNDKENAASEVSLSEGQSVYKWRIDLSKSEKYWDGWFRGTSNLFLACNLPKLLLLAGIDRLDRDLTIAQMQGKFMMQVLPHCGHAVQEDKPDKVAEAVAAFLLRHKFAEPRKETTRPAQMSSRFGVDCILIFPEDHHKPSFSSSQLHPFIGSSRRHHDTTAALRSLLGGGVNL; this is translated from the exons ATGGAAGATGTGAGTGTGGGACTGCCCGAAAGCAGGGATGTCTTCAGGGTTTATAAAGCTGGAAATGAGGGACCTCTGCTGGTTCTGCTACACGGAGGAGGACACTCAGCCCTGTCCTGGGCAGTCTTCACT ACAGCCATCACCAGCAGGGTGACCTGCAGGGTACTTGCCATGGACCTCAGGGGTCACG GTGACTCATGTGTCCGCCAATCAGATGACTTCTCAACTCAAACTATGTCCAG CGACATAGCCAATGTAATTCGAGCCTGCTATGGTGACACTGCTCCCCCCATCATCCTGATTGGTCATGGTGTCGGTGGGGCGATAGCAGTACACACGACCAGCAACATGTTGCTACCGTCCACTGTGGGCCTGGTGGCTATAGATGTTGTGGAAG GTAGTGCGATGGATGCACTTCACAGTATACAGAACTTCCTGAAGGGAAGACCCAAGTCCTTCAAGTCCATGGACCATGCCATAGAGTGGAG CTACAAGAGTGGACAAATCAGAAACCTGGAATCTGCCAGAGTCTCAATGGTTGGTCAGATCAAAAG ATGTGAGGTAGAGGAGGTCAACACTCTGGAGCAGGCCAGTCCAGTGACTGATGTAGTTGTTGAGCGCAACGAGGAGTTCTACGATCAGAGCTACGTCAACGATAAAGAAAACGCTGCCTCAGAGGTGAGCCTCAGTGAAGGCCAG AGTGTGTACAAGTGGCGTATAGACCTGTCAAAGTCAGAAAAGTACTGGGATGGATGGTTTAGAGGAACCTCTAACCTCTTCCTTGCCTGTAACCTGCCCAAACTCCTGCTATTGGCTG GCATCGACCGGCTGGACAGAGATCTGACAATCGCCCAGATGCAAG GTAAATTCATGATGCAGGTGCTGCCCCACTGTGGCCATGCAGTGCAAGAAGACAAACCAGACAAA gtagcTGAAGCTGTGGCCGCCTTCCTGTTGAGACACAAGTTTGCTGAACCAAGAAAAGAAACTACGAG aCCAGCACAAATGAGCTCCAGATTTGGAGTTGACTGCATCCTCATTTTCCCTGAAGACCACCACAAaccttcattttcttcctcccaaCTTCATCCTTTTATCG GAAGCTCACGGCGACACCACGACACGACCGCAGCCCTGCGCAGTCTGCTCGGTGGCGGAGTGAACTTgtga
- the ppm1ka gene encoding protein phosphatase 1K, mitochondrial, producing MSSTVLLNLLRCGRSTITRQTFLTVRCSPETLTASGQVGDALSGVVGVRQASGGVHRFDSVDGRPVTWDSFGIWDDRIEEPILLPSSIKYGKPIPQVSLSRVGSASVLGLRKQNEDRLRVARINDNLLYFAVFDGHGGPHAADYCYTFMEKFIRDALEEEDDLEKVLKKAFLNADKALYQHLSYFNNPSFLTAGTTATVALLRDGIELVVGSAGDSRAMLCRKGQANMLTKDHTPDRKDERRRIQSFGGFVKWNSLGQANVNGRLAMTRSIGDFHLKTSGVIPDPDTQRINIQHANDSFLALTSDGVNFLLSDQEICDVITQCHDPTEAADVITQQALQYGSEDNSTIIIVPFGAWGKHQSPTAVYSISRNFASSGRWA from the exons ATGTCATCCACAGTGCTGCTGAATCTCCTGCGTTGTGGTCGCTCAACCATCACCAGACAAACTTTCCTCACAGTACGCTGCTCACCAGAAACCCTCACAGCTTCTGGGCAG GTGGGTGATGCGTTATCTGGGGTGGTTGGCGTGCGGCAGGCCAGCGGCGGCGTGCACCGTTTTGACAGTGTCGACGGCCGGCCGGTCACCTGGGACTCATTTGGTATCTGGGACGACAGGATAGAAGAACCAATCCTCCTGCCCTCCAGTATCAAATATGGAAAACCCATTCCACAG GTCAGTCTTTCGCGTGTTGGCAGCGCGTCTGTTTTGGGTCTCAGGAAGCAGAATGAGGACCGTCTCCGTGTCGCCCGTATCAATGACAACCTGCTGTACTTCGCTGTGTTTGACGGCCACGGCGGCCCGCATGCTGCTGACTACTGCTACACCTTCATGGAGAAATTTATCAG AGATGCTttagaggaggaagatgatctGGAGAAAGTTTTGAAGAAAGCCTTTCTGAATGCTGACAAAGCTCTATACCAACACCTCAGCTACTTCAACAAcc cctcTTTCCTGACAGCTGGGACCACAGCGACGGTTGCTTTGTTACGGGATGGCATTGAGCTGGTGGTCGGGAGCGCCGGTGATAGCCGGGCGATGCTGTGCAGGAAAGGACAAGCCAACATGCTCACTAAAGATCACACACCTGACCGCAAGGACGAGAGACGACG GATCCAGAGTTTTGGGGGCTTTGTGAAGTGGAATAGTCTGGGTCAGGCTAATGTTAACGGGCGGCTAGCCATGACTCGCAGCATTGGAGACTTCCACCTGAAAACCAGTGGCGTCATCCCTGACCCAGACACGCAACGGATCAAT ATCCAGCACGCCAACGATTCCTTCTTGGCTCTGACCAGTGATGGCGTCAACTTCCTGCTGAGTGATCAGGagatctgtgatgtcatcacacagTGCCATGACCCTACAGAGGCTGCGGACGTCATCACTCAGCAG gcgCTGCAGTACGGCTCAGAGGACAactccaccatcatcatcgtccCCTTTGGTGCCTGGGGGAAGCACCAGAGTCCCACCGCAGTCTACAGTATAAGCAGGAACTTTGCTTCAAGTGGGAGATGGGCGTAG